One stretch of Miscanthus floridulus cultivar M001 chromosome 18, ASM1932011v1, whole genome shotgun sequence DNA includes these proteins:
- the LOC136522646 gene encoding malonyl-CoA:anthocyanidin 5-O-glucoside-6''-O-malonyltransferase-like: MAVVPDQQQPPAGAGSSSPSPRLRVHDTTLVPPSPSPPETSLPLTFFDVFWLHSTPVERLFLYRLGPDADVAAIISNLRDSLHQAVRAFYPLAGHVRLTPGTSDHYELHYRPGDAVTFTVTECDDDDADAHFDGLATDEPREVAKIATLVPPLPEGGGLFAVQATFLPARRGLAIGVTVHHAACDGSGSTHFLHTWAAACRGGAEPPPPPPVIDRTLLADPRRLYDIFVQTAPSTEECEMAEMSADQLFATFALSKDDLKHIKDVVADEAARRGVAPPRCSSLVATFGLVWSCYQRAKEGSGAGAGEGPVTCMGLTVDHRSRMKPPLPDKYFGNCVGPAFALAPTGEVAAAGAGGLFSACAAVASSIDEAVRDIGTSSMAAWMDRIREVLPMGLLTVAGSPRFRVYDLDFGFGRPAKVDVVSVARTGAMAVAESRGGDGGIEVGISLQPAAMEMYRKCFADAMAWLHQRT; this comes from the coding sequence atggccgtggTGCCGGACCAGCAGCAGCCGCCTGCAGGGGCAGGGTCTTCCTCGCCGTCTCCTCGCCTCCGCGTCCACGACACCACCCTCGTGCCGCCGTCTCCGTCACCGCCGGAGACCTCGCTCCCGCTCACCTTTTTCGACGTCTTCTGGCTGCACTCCACGCCCGTCGAGCGCCTCTTCCTCTACCGCCTCGGCCCCGACGCTGACGTCGCCGCCATCATTTCCAACCTCCGGGACTCCTTGCACCAGGCCGTCCGCGCATTCTACCCGCTCGCCGGCCACGTCCGCCTCACCCCCGGCACGTCCGACCACTACGAGCTGCACTACCGCCCGGGTGACGCCGTCACCTTCACGGTCACCGagtgcgacgacgacgacgcggacGCGCACTTCGACGGCCTCGCCACCGACGAGCCCCGGGAGGTTGCCAAGATCGCCACGCTCGTTCCGCCGCTGCCGGAGGGCGGCGGGCTGTTCGCCGTTCAGGCCACGTTCCTTCCCGCGCGCCGCGGCCTCGCCATCGGCGTCACCGTGCACCACGCCGCCTGCGACGGCTCGGGCTCCACGCACTTCCTGCACACCTGGGCGGCCGCCTGCAGAGGCGGCGccgaaccgccgccgccgcctcctgtgATCGACCGGACTCTCCTCGCCGACCCAAGGCGCCTGTACGACATCTTCGTCCAAACGGCGCCGAGCACGGAAGAGTGTGAGATGGCCGAGATGTCCGCCGACCAGCTCTTCGCCACGTTCGCGCTGTCCAAGGACGACCTGAAGCACATCAAAGACGTCGTGGCCGACGAGGCCGCGAGGCGCGGCGTCGCGCCGCCCCGGTGCTCCTCTCTGGTTGCCACCTTCGGCCTCGTCTGGTCGTGCTACCAGCGAGCCAAGGAGggcagcggcgccggcgccggagagGGCCCGGTGACCTGCATGGGCTTAACCGTCGACCATCGCTCGCGGATGAAGCCTCCCCTGCCGGACAAGTACTTCGGCAACTGCGTCGGCCCAGCGTTCGCGCTGGCACCAACGGGCGAGGTGGCCGCGGCCGGCGCTGGCGGGCTCTTCAGCGCGTGCGCCGCCGTCGCCTCCTCCATCGATGAAGCTGTACGCGACATCGGGACGTCAAGCATGGCGGCGTGGATGGACCGCATCAGGGAGGTACTCCCGATGGGTTTACTGACCGTGGCCGGCTCGCCGAGGTTCCGCGTCTACGACCTGGACTTCGGATTCGGCCGGCCGGCGAAGGTGGACGTCGTGTCCGTGGCGAGGACCGGCGCAATGGCGGTGGCGGAGAGCCGGGGTGGCGACGGCGGGATAGAGGTGGGGATCTCTCTGCAGCCGGCTGCCATGGAGATGTACAGGAAGTGCTTCGCGGATGCTATGGCGTGGCTCCACCAGAGGACATGA